The genomic window GATCCGCGCCAGTATAAATTTGAATTTGCATTGTGGACAAGCAAAATGGTTCGAGAGTTGATCCGGAGGAGATGGAACATCAGTCTGAGCCGGGCTTCGGTCTGCCGTTTGCTGAACCAACTGGGCTTGACGGCGCAACGTCCTTTGTGGCGGGCCTATCAGCAAAATCCCCTCCTCGTGGAGAAGTGGTTGAAAGAGGATTTTCCGGCGATTCGCCGGGAAGCCAAGCGTCTCAAGGCGGAAATCTGGTTTGGCGATGAAGCGGGGGTGCGGTCGGATGCCCATGCGGGGACGACATGGGCGCCGCGCGGCCGGACGCCGATCGTATCGACGACGGGCGCCCGTTTTGGC from Acidobacteriota bacterium includes these protein-coding regions:
- a CDS encoding IS630 family transposase encodes the protein MKTTDARRLTHTQLTDLRKRGVTAVQKGESPEVVVRALGISRATIYGWLARYRQGGWDQLDAKKRGGRKSKLSGDILAWIYEVVTLGDPRQYKFEFALWTSKMVRELIRRRWNISLSRASVCRLLNQLGLTAQRPLWRAYQQNPLLVEKWLKEDFPAIRREAKRLKAEIWFGDEAGVRSDAHAGTTWAPRGRTPIVSTTGARFG